The Populus alba chromosome 4, ASM523922v2, whole genome shotgun sequence genome contains a region encoding:
- the LOC118030376 gene encoding MACPF domain-containing protein CAD1 isoform X1, translating into MSLSSDALTTTLCNSIQALGRGFDVTSDIRLLYCKGATGSRLVHIDDEHTRDLDISHGVVLPNVSFDIDCSKEKRSIERIPVCSFHEMAGQFNEKSGISGRIPLGSFNGMFNFTGSWQVDAAGTKSLAMVGHFIPLYKVQIAKVNLVLLEEVKRAVPSSWDPASLASFIESYGTHIVTSATIGGRDVVYIRQHQASPLSVSDIENYVKDIADQRFQDSTSTSIAAPLKYKDKDVTVIFRRRGGDDLEQSHAKWAETVELAPDVINMTFTPIVSLLERVPGIKHLARAVDLYLEYKPPIEDLQYFLDFQIAKGWAPEQNNLQRKEPVCQSLQFSLMGPKLYISPDQVTVGRKPVTGLRLSLEGIKQNRLSIHLQHLVSLPKVLQPHWDAYVAIGAPKWQGPEEQDSRWFEPIKWKNFSHVSTAPIEFADTSIGDLSGVHIVTGAQLGVWDFGAKNVLHLKLLFSKVPGCTIRRSVWDHSPSNPSAQRTNGASSSVPNEKPSNDRKEDGHVGKLAKIVDMSEMSKGPQDLPGHWLVTGAKLGVDKGKIVLRVKYSLLNY; encoded by the exons ATGAGCTTGAGTTCTGATGCTTTGACGACTACTCTCTGCAACTCCATTCAAGCTTTGGGTCGTGGTTTTGATGTTACATCTGATATAAGGCTTTTGTATTGCAAAGGAGCTACTGGGTCTAGGTTGGTTCATATTGATGATGAACATACAAGAGATCTTGATATCTCTCACGGGGTTGTGCTGCCTAATGTTTCTTTTGATATTGATTGCTCTAAAGAGAAAAGAAGCATTGAGAGAATTCCTGTTTGCTCCTTTCATGAG ATGGCAGGACAATTCAATGAAAAATCAGGTATATCAGGACGAATTCCTCTCGGAAGCTTTAATGGCATGTTCAATTTCACTGGCTCTTGGCAAGTTGATGCAGCTGGAACAAAATCTCTTGCAATGGTTGGGCATTTCATTCCCTTATATAAAGTTCAGATAGCCAAAGTTAACTTAGTTTTGCTTGAGGAAGTCAAGCGTGCTGTTCCTTCCTCCTGGGATCCTGCATCCTTGGCAAG CTTCATTGAAAGCTATGGTACCCATATAGTCACATCTGCAACAATTGGTGGACGGGATGTTGTTTATATCAGGCAGCACCAAGCTTCTCCTTTGTCAGTATCCGATATTGAGAACTATGTGAAAGACATTGCAGATCAAAGGTTTCAAGACTCAACAAGTACATCAATTGCTGCCCCCTTGAAATATAAGGACAAG GATGTAACAGTGATTTTCAGAAGGAGAGGAGGTGATGATCTTGAACAAAGTCATGCCAAATGGGCAGAGACTGTGGAATTGGCACCAGATGTGATTAACATGACATTTACACCTATCGTGTCTCTCCTTGAAAGAGTGCCTGGAATAAAGCATTTGGCCCGGGCAGTTGACTTGTATTTGGAGT ACAAGCCACCTATAGAGGATTTGCAGTATTTCTTGGATTTTCAAATTGCTAAAGGTTGGGCTCCAGAGCAGAATAACCTTCAAAGAAAGGAGCCTGTTTGTCAATCTCTTCAGTTCAGCTTGATGGGTCCCAAGCTGTATATAAGCCCAGATCAG GTAACAGTTGGCCGTAAGCCAGTTACTGGTCTAAGACTTAGCCTAGAGGGCATCAAGCAGAACAGACTTTCCATCCATTTGCAGCATCTTGTATCTCTTCCAAAAGTTCTTCAACCCCATTGGGATGCATATGTGGCCATAGGAGCCCCCAAGTGGCAAGGTCCCGAGGAGCAAGACAGCCGCTGGTTTGAGCCTATCAAGTGGAAGAACTTCTCCCATGTAAGCACTGCACCGATAGAGTTTGCTGACACTTCCATTGGAGACCTCTCTGGTGTTCACATTGTGACCGGGGCTCAGCTTGGTGTTTGGGATTTCGGTGCCAAAAATGTGTTACACCTTAAACTCCTATTTTCAAAAGTTCCAGGTTGTACAATAAGGCGTTCTGTATGGGATCATAGCCCCTCCAACCCTTCTGCGCAGAGAACCAATGGTGCATCCTCATCTGTTCCAAATGAGAAGCCCTCCAACGATAGGAAAGAAGATGGCCATGTTGGCAAATTGGCAAAAATTGTCGACATGAGTGAAATGTCGAAGGGGCCACAAGACCTTCCAGGTCATTGGCTGGTAACAGGAGCTAAGCTTGGGGTGGATAAAGGAAAGATTGTTTTGCGTGTCAAGTACTCATTATTGAattattga
- the LOC118030376 gene encoding MACPF domain-containing protein CAD1 isoform X2 — MAGQFNEKSGISGRIPLGSFNGMFNFTGSWQVDAAGTKSLAMVGHFIPLYKVQIAKVNLVLLEEVKRAVPSSWDPASLASFIESYGTHIVTSATIGGRDVVYIRQHQASPLSVSDIENYVKDIADQRFQDSTSTSIAAPLKYKDKDVTVIFRRRGGDDLEQSHAKWAETVELAPDVINMTFTPIVSLLERVPGIKHLARAVDLYLEYKPPIEDLQYFLDFQIAKGWAPEQNNLQRKEPVCQSLQFSLMGPKLYISPDQVTVGRKPVTGLRLSLEGIKQNRLSIHLQHLVSLPKVLQPHWDAYVAIGAPKWQGPEEQDSRWFEPIKWKNFSHVSTAPIEFADTSIGDLSGVHIVTGAQLGVWDFGAKNVLHLKLLFSKVPGCTIRRSVWDHSPSNPSAQRTNGASSSVPNEKPSNDRKEDGHVGKLAKIVDMSEMSKGPQDLPGHWLVTGAKLGVDKGKIVLRVKYSLLNY, encoded by the exons ATGGCAGGACAATTCAATGAAAAATCAGGTATATCAGGACGAATTCCTCTCGGAAGCTTTAATGGCATGTTCAATTTCACTGGCTCTTGGCAAGTTGATGCAGCTGGAACAAAATCTCTTGCAATGGTTGGGCATTTCATTCCCTTATATAAAGTTCAGATAGCCAAAGTTAACTTAGTTTTGCTTGAGGAAGTCAAGCGTGCTGTTCCTTCCTCCTGGGATCCTGCATCCTTGGCAAG CTTCATTGAAAGCTATGGTACCCATATAGTCACATCTGCAACAATTGGTGGACGGGATGTTGTTTATATCAGGCAGCACCAAGCTTCTCCTTTGTCAGTATCCGATATTGAGAACTATGTGAAAGACATTGCAGATCAAAGGTTTCAAGACTCAACAAGTACATCAATTGCTGCCCCCTTGAAATATAAGGACAAG GATGTAACAGTGATTTTCAGAAGGAGAGGAGGTGATGATCTTGAACAAAGTCATGCCAAATGGGCAGAGACTGTGGAATTGGCACCAGATGTGATTAACATGACATTTACACCTATCGTGTCTCTCCTTGAAAGAGTGCCTGGAATAAAGCATTTGGCCCGGGCAGTTGACTTGTATTTGGAGT ACAAGCCACCTATAGAGGATTTGCAGTATTTCTTGGATTTTCAAATTGCTAAAGGTTGGGCTCCAGAGCAGAATAACCTTCAAAGAAAGGAGCCTGTTTGTCAATCTCTTCAGTTCAGCTTGATGGGTCCCAAGCTGTATATAAGCCCAGATCAG GTAACAGTTGGCCGTAAGCCAGTTACTGGTCTAAGACTTAGCCTAGAGGGCATCAAGCAGAACAGACTTTCCATCCATTTGCAGCATCTTGTATCTCTTCCAAAAGTTCTTCAACCCCATTGGGATGCATATGTGGCCATAGGAGCCCCCAAGTGGCAAGGTCCCGAGGAGCAAGACAGCCGCTGGTTTGAGCCTATCAAGTGGAAGAACTTCTCCCATGTAAGCACTGCACCGATAGAGTTTGCTGACACTTCCATTGGAGACCTCTCTGGTGTTCACATTGTGACCGGGGCTCAGCTTGGTGTTTGGGATTTCGGTGCCAAAAATGTGTTACACCTTAAACTCCTATTTTCAAAAGTTCCAGGTTGTACAATAAGGCGTTCTGTATGGGATCATAGCCCCTCCAACCCTTCTGCGCAGAGAACCAATGGTGCATCCTCATCTGTTCCAAATGAGAAGCCCTCCAACGATAGGAAAGAAGATGGCCATGTTGGCAAATTGGCAAAAATTGTCGACATGAGTGAAATGTCGAAGGGGCCACAAGACCTTCCAGGTCATTGGCTGGTAACAGGAGCTAAGCTTGGGGTGGATAAAGGAAAGATTGTTTTGCGTGTCAAGTACTCATTATTGAattattga
- the LOC118030378 gene encoding floral homeotic protein AGAMOUS, with protein sequence MEYQNESLESSPLRKLGRGKVEIKRIENTTNRQVTFCKRRSGLLKKAYELSVLCDAEVALIVFSTRGRLYEYSNDSVKSTIERYKKASADSSNTGSVSEANAQYYQQEAAKLRSQIGNLQNSNRHMLGEALSSLSVKELKSLEIRLEKGISRIRSKKNELLFAEIEYMQKREVDLHNNNQLLRAKISENERKRQSMNLMPGGADFEIVQSQPYDSRNYSQVNGIPPASHYSHQDQMALQLV encoded by the exons ATGGAATATCAAAATGAATCCCTTGAGAGCTCCCCCCTGAGGAAGCTGGGAAGGGGAAAGGTGGAGATCAAGCGGATCGAGAACACCACCAATCGCCAAGTCACTTTCTGCAAAAGGCGCAGTGGTTTGCTCAAGAAAGCCTACGAATTATCTGTTCTTTGCGATGCTGAGGTTGCACTCATCGTCTTCTCTACCCGCGGTCGCCTTTATGAGTACTCTAACGATAG TGTCAAATCAACAATTGAGAGGTACAAAAAGGCATCTGCAGATTCTTCAAACACTGGGTCTGTTTCTGAAGCCAATGCTCAG TACTACCAGCAAGAAGCTGCCAAGCTGCGTTCCCAAATTGGTAATTTGCAGAATTCAAACAG gCATATGCTGGGTGAAGCGCTTAGTTCATTGAGTGTGAAGGAACTTAAGAGTTTGGAAATACGACTTGAGAAAGGAATAAGCAGAATTCGTTCCAAAAAG AATGAGCTGTTGTTTGCAGAAATCGAGTATATGCAGAAGAGG GAGGTTGACTTGCACAACAACAACCAGCTTCTCCGAGCAAAG ATTTCAGAGAATGAAAGAAAGCGACAGAGCATGAATTTGATGCCAGGAGGAGCAGACTTTGAGATCGTGCAGTCTCAACCATACGACTCTCGCAACTATTCTCAAGTGAATGGAATACCGCCTGCAAGTCATTACTCACATCAAGATCAGATGGCCCTTCAGTTAGT TTAA